In Ruania zhangjianzhongii, the following proteins share a genomic window:
- a CDS encoding Tm-1-like ATP-binding domain-containing protein: MATVALIGTMDTKGTEYAWLAEQVRSHGAQVLTIDVGPLSDAAADVTAAEVAAAGGHDLARLRETGDRGAAMDAMADGAAVVLLRLFEEGKIDGALAVGGSGGSSVASRAMRALPVGVPKLLVSTMAAGDVAPYVGESDVTMMYSVVDVAGINSVSAQVFGNAAAAIAAMAGAEVTRRHQGEGEHKPLVGLSMFGLTTPAVDEARAALTDLGYEALVFHATGAGGRALEKLAADGRLVGVLDLTTTELADDLVGGVLSAGPHRLEAAGAAGIPQVVSLGALDMVNFGPRELVPERFDGRTFVVHNPTVTLMRTTAEENTELGKRIGAKLAAATGPTAVVLPLRGLSGIDARDQPFHDPEADEALFAAVRAALAGSEVEIIESDRNLNDPGFGRDAAQRLHALITETH, from the coding sequence ATGGCAACTGTCGCCCTGATCGGCACGATGGACACCAAGGGCACCGAGTACGCCTGGCTGGCCGAGCAGGTGCGCAGCCACGGCGCGCAGGTGCTGACGATCGATGTGGGACCGCTCTCCGATGCGGCCGCGGACGTCACCGCCGCCGAGGTGGCGGCCGCCGGCGGCCACGACCTCGCCCGGCTCCGCGAGACCGGCGACCGCGGCGCCGCGATGGACGCGATGGCCGACGGCGCTGCTGTGGTGCTGCTCCGCCTGTTCGAGGAGGGGAAGATCGACGGCGCGCTCGCCGTGGGCGGGTCCGGCGGCTCCTCAGTCGCGTCCCGGGCAATGCGGGCACTGCCGGTCGGTGTACCCAAGCTCCTGGTCTCCACGATGGCCGCCGGTGACGTCGCCCCGTACGTGGGCGAGTCCGACGTCACGATGATGTACTCCGTGGTCGACGTCGCCGGGATCAACTCCGTCTCCGCGCAGGTGTTCGGGAACGCCGCGGCGGCGATCGCTGCGATGGCCGGGGCCGAGGTGACTCGGCGGCACCAGGGGGAGGGCGAGCACAAGCCGCTCGTCGGGTTGTCCATGTTCGGGCTGACCACCCCGGCCGTGGACGAGGCCCGCGCCGCGCTGACCGACCTCGGCTACGAGGCCCTGGTCTTCCACGCCACCGGGGCCGGTGGGCGCGCGCTGGAGAAGCTCGCCGCCGATGGGCGCCTGGTCGGTGTGCTCGACCTGACCACGACCGAGCTTGCCGATGATCTGGTCGGTGGGGTGCTCAGCGCCGGACCGCACCGTCTGGAGGCCGCCGGTGCGGCGGGTATCCCGCAGGTCGTCTCCCTCGGCGCCCTGGACATGGTCAACTTCGGCCCCCGGGAGCTGGTTCCGGAGCGCTTCGACGGCCGCACCTTCGTGGTGCACAACCCGACCGTGACGCTGATGCGCACCACGGCGGAAGAGAACACGGAGCTGGGCAAGCGCATCGGCGCGAAACTTGCCGCGGCCACTGGGCCGACCGCCGTCGTGCTCCCGCTGCGCGGCCTGAGCGGCATCGACGCCCGCGACCAGCCGTTCCACGACCCGGAGGCGGACGAGGCGCTGTTCGCGGCGGTCCGGGCGGCGCTGGCCGGCTCCGAGGTGGAGATCATCGAATCCGACCGTAACCTCAATGACCCCGGTTTCGGGCGGGACGCCGCACAGCGGCTGCACGCCCTGATCACCGAGACGCACTGA